Proteins co-encoded in one Flavivirga eckloniae genomic window:
- a CDS encoding S9 family peptidase, with the protein MKSLKLSFFVCFFTTVFLSAQTKDITLESIWNGTFRTERMDVLHSLANGQQYSVLNFDRNTRTTAIDIYDYKTLKKVKTLVNSASLDALQYFTNYTFSKDENKVILATNETAIYRRSVLGHYYVYNVNDGSLTLIDKDKIQEPTFSPDANKVAFAKDNNLYIKDLLSGETTQITQDGKKNTIINGITDWVYEEEFAFVRAFEWNAASNKIAFIRFDETNVPEFSMDVYGEGLYQTQHVFKYPKAGEANSNVSLHIHDLETNETKKVKVDKVYNDFYIPRIKWTNDSDILSAHYMNRHQNELDLWMINAKRDTSNLVLAEKDDAYIDVTDNLTFLKDNSFIWTSDKDGFNHIYHYDKNGKLINQITKGNWEVTNYYGYDENTNKIFYQSVENGSINRDVYSIKLNGRNKTRLTKSEGTNRASFSADFSYFINTFSSASTPPEYTLNSAASGNLIKSIKDNDVLSQNLSNYKTSKKEFSTIHINGNDLNMWMIKPADFDDSKQYPLFMAQYSGPGSQSVANRWNGANDYWYQHLAQQGYVVVCVDGRGTGLKGAAFKKVTQNELGKYEVEDQIAAAKQLGELPYIDATRIGIWGWSYGGFMSSNCLFKGNDVFKMAIAVAPVSSWRFYDTIYTERYMTTPQENASGYDDNSPINHVDKLKGDFLLVHGSGDDNVHLQNTMRLAEALIQADKQFDWAVYPDKNHGIYGGNTRLHLYKKMTHFINKTLGDKIEKQKEEKVKEQTIKG; encoded by the coding sequence ATGAAATCCTTAAAATTATCTTTTTTTGTTTGCTTTTTTACTACAGTTTTTTTATCAGCACAAACGAAAGATATTACCCTCGAATCTATTTGGAATGGCACCTTTAGAACAGAAAGAATGGACGTTTTACATTCTTTGGCAAACGGACAGCAATATTCGGTTTTAAATTTCGATAGAAATACAAGAACAACGGCTATAGATATTTACGATTATAAAACCTTAAAAAAGGTTAAAACCTTGGTGAATTCTGCGTCGTTGGATGCATTGCAATATTTTACTAATTATACCTTCAGTAAAGACGAAAATAAAGTGATTTTAGCAACTAACGAAACAGCGATTTATCGTCGTTCTGTTTTAGGGCACTATTATGTTTATAATGTTAATGACGGATCATTAACATTAATCGACAAGGATAAAATTCAAGAACCAACATTTTCGCCAGATGCTAACAAAGTCGCTTTTGCAAAGGATAATAACTTATATATAAAAGATTTGCTATCTGGAGAAACGACTCAAATAACCCAAGATGGCAAGAAGAACACTATAATTAATGGTATTACAGATTGGGTTTACGAAGAAGAGTTTGCTTTTGTTCGTGCTTTCGAGTGGAATGCGGCAAGTAATAAAATAGCATTTATACGATTTGATGAGACGAACGTACCAGAGTTTTCAATGGATGTTTACGGTGAAGGACTTTACCAAACACAACATGTATTTAAATATCCGAAAGCTGGAGAAGCAAATTCTAACGTATCATTACACATTCATGATCTGGAAACTAACGAAACTAAAAAAGTTAAGGTAGATAAAGTTTACAACGATTTTTATATTCCTCGCATAAAATGGACTAACGATTCAGATATATTAAGCGCACATTATATGAACAGGCACCAAAATGAATTGGACTTGTGGATGATAAACGCTAAAAGAGATACATCTAATTTAGTGTTAGCCGAAAAAGATGATGCTTATATCGATGTAACAGATAATCTAACTTTTTTAAAAGACAATAGCTTTATCTGGACTAGTGATAAAGATGGGTTTAATCACATTTACCATTACGATAAAAACGGGAAACTTATCAATCAAATAACCAAAGGGAACTGGGAAGTCACTAATTATTATGGTTATGATGAAAATACAAATAAGATTTTCTATCAATCCGTTGAAAATGGCTCCATCAATCGAGATGTATATTCCATTAAGTTAAACGGTCGTAATAAAACCAGATTAACAAAAAGCGAAGGAACCAATAGGGCTTCGTTTAGTGCAGATTTCTCTTATTTTATTAATACATTTTCAAGTGCTTCCACACCACCAGAGTACACTTTAAATAGTGCCGCTTCAGGAAATTTAATAAAGAGCATAAAAGATAATGATGTATTATCTCAAAATCTTTCAAACTATAAAACATCAAAAAAAGAGTTTAGTACCATTCATATAAATGGCAACGATCTTAATATGTGGATGATTAAACCGGCCGATTTTGACGATTCAAAGCAGTACCCATTATTCATGGCGCAGTATTCCGGACCAGGATCTCAGTCTGTAGCAAATAGATGGAATGGTGCAAACGATTATTGGTATCAGCACTTGGCACAACAAGGTTATGTTGTTGTATGTGTTGATGGTCGAGGTACAGGATTAAAAGGTGCTGCGTTTAAAAAAGTAACTCAAAATGAACTTGGAAAATACGAGGTAGAGGATCAAATAGCGGCTGCGAAACAATTAGGTGAGTTACCATATATTGACGCGACAAGAATAGGCATTTGGGGATGGAGTTATGGCGGTTTTATGAGTAGTAATTGTTTGTTTAAAGGAAATGACGTATTTAAAATGGCAATTGCTGTGGCACCAGTAAGTAGCTGGCGTTTTTATGATACCATTTACACAGAAAGATACATGACGACACCTCAGGAAAATGCCAGTGGCTATGATGATAATTCACCGATAAATCATGTAGATAAATTAAAGGGTGATTTTCTGTTAGTTCACGGATCTGGAGACGATAACGTGCACTTGCAAAATACCATGCGTTTAGCTGAAGCTTTAATTCAAGCCGATAAGCAATTTGATTGGGCTGTATATCCAGATAAGAACCATGGGATTTATGGTGGTAATACTAGACTTCACTTATATAAAAAAATGACGCATTTTATTAACAAAACACTTGGTGATAAAATCGAAAAGCAAAAAGAAGAGAAAGTAAAAGAACAAACGATAAAAGGATAA
- a CDS encoding hydroxymethylglutaryl-CoA reductase, degradative, whose amino-acid sequence MSKSISGFSKLSKSKKIDWIVDTYFSNADDAKRVLKQYWNTDERLQQLHDEFIENTITNYYLPLGVAPNFLINDKLYTIPMAIEESSVVAAASKAAKFWLERGGFKTSVISTTKIGQVHFIYKGEFSTLKLFFSKIKSKLIQDSKSITANMEKRGGGIIDIELRDKTDDINNYYQLHASFETLDAMGANFINSCLEQFAKTFKSEALLFDAFSEEEKQIEIVMSILSNYVPDCLVRAEVSCKVDDLSENDTISGEAFANKFIQAVNIAEVEPYRAVTHNKGVMNGIDAVVLATGNDFRAVEAGVHAYASRHGKYSSLTHAKIENGVFTFWIEIPLALGTVGGLTGLHPLVKLALELLHKPSAKELMQIVAVAGLAQNFAALRSLITTGIQQGHMKMHLMNILNQFEANNEEKETITEYFKTNTVTHSAVVEAINKLRVKS is encoded by the coding sequence ATGAGTAAATCTATTAGCGGTTTTTCTAAACTATCAAAATCTAAAAAAATCGATTGGATTGTTGACACTTATTTTTCTAATGCAGATGATGCCAAGCGCGTTTTAAAGCAATATTGGAATACCGATGAAAGACTACAGCAGCTTCACGACGAATTTATTGAAAACACTATAACCAACTATTATTTACCTCTTGGTGTAGCACCTAATTTTTTAATAAACGACAAGCTGTACACCATACCTATGGCTATTGAAGAAAGCTCGGTAGTAGCTGCCGCTAGTAAAGCTGCCAAGTTTTGGTTAGAACGAGGTGGTTTTAAAACATCTGTGATTTCTACAACTAAAATTGGCCAGGTTCACTTTATTTACAAAGGTGAGTTTTCAACTTTAAAATTGTTTTTTAGTAAGATAAAATCCAAGCTTATACAAGATTCCAAATCTATTACCGCAAACATGGAAAAGCGTGGTGGAGGTATTATAGATATAGAGTTACGTGATAAAACCGATGATATAAACAATTACTATCAGCTCCATGCATCTTTTGAAACTCTTGATGCTATGGGTGCTAATTTTATAAACTCCTGCTTAGAGCAGTTTGCTAAAACTTTTAAAAGCGAGGCCTTGCTATTTGATGCTTTTTCTGAAGAAGAAAAGCAGATAGAGATTGTTATGAGCATATTATCCAATTACGTTCCAGATTGTTTGGTACGTGCTGAAGTAAGTTGTAAGGTTGATGATTTAAGTGAAAATGACACCATTTCTGGGGAAGCTTTTGCTAATAAATTTATACAAGCTGTTAATATTGCTGAAGTTGAACCATATCGTGCGGTTACGCACAATAAAGGTGTTATGAATGGTATAGATGCCGTGGTTTTAGCTACTGGAAATGATTTTAGAGCGGTTGAAGCTGGTGTACATGCATATGCTTCAAGACATGGAAAATATAGTAGTTTAACGCATGCTAAAATTGAAAATGGTGTATTTACTTTTTGGATTGAAATCCCTCTAGCTTTAGGAACCGTAGGTGGGCTTACTGGCTTACATCCATTGGTTAAATTGGCATTGGAGTTATTGCATAAACCGTCTGCTAAAGAACTTATGCAAATTGTTGCTGTTGCTGGTCTGGCACAAAATTTCGCCGCACTTCGTTCACTTATAACAACTGGTATCCAGCAAGGACATATGAAAATGCATTTAATGAATATTCTTAATCAGTTCGAAGCTAATAATGAAGAAAAGGAAACTATAACAGAGTATTTTAAAACAAATACCGTAACGCATAGTGCCGTGGTAGAGGCTATTAATAAGCTTAGAGTAAAAAGTTAA
- a CDS encoding peptidylprolyl isomerase, whose protein sequence is MAVLNKIRQRSLFLILIIALALFSFVLADLFKNSDALTSKSQNIVATINGKDITREDFMQKVEVAQRQAGPNATNTQVMNRVWEQEVRRIVMQTQYDELGISVEKDQMRDLLKTSLASSPEFLNEAGLFDENKLNEYIANLKETSAQAYASWIDYEKSVASRGLQQNYFNLVKAGLTGTLAEGELEHKLEGNKVDIKYVQVAYASINDSLVEVSKSDISGYINKNKKAYKVDASRDIKFVQFNEVASVEDENAIKADLNVYLNGRFVDENGRTDTILPFSKVKNDEDYINSYSDIKFDKRFVFKSSLPAAVADTIYKLDAGGVYGPYKDNGSFKITKVVAVKQIPDSVKVRHILIPFTGARSAAPEVTQTEAEAKTTADSLLTVIKANRSKFPELVKEFSSDKGSIEKEGRYDWHPYNTMVPEFNDFEFEGKTGDLGIVKTIFGFHIIEIEGQKDKSKAIQVGTIARKIEPSEDTTAEIFRNASNFEINAGKGDFEALAKEGKLNVRPVNGIKVLDENIPGVGNQRPIVRWAFEEDAEIGDVKRFNVPNGYVVAQLVAKHKEGLMSVDDASAKVLPIIRKEKKAKMIRDRVSAKTLEDLAAAESTTVRTASAINMKSPTISGAGREPLVVGAAFGLKEGNTSKLIDGENGVYMIQVTKITPAVKLDSYQAAANRVEQQKATVVNSKLYNALKETAEIEDNRAKTQVQ, encoded by the coding sequence ATGGCAGTTTTAAATAAGATTAGACAACGTTCACTATTTTTAATATTAATAATAGCATTAGCGTTATTTTCTTTTGTATTAGCAGATTTATTTAAAAACAGTGATGCGCTTACTTCGAAATCACAAAATATAGTTGCTACTATAAATGGTAAAGACATTACACGAGAAGACTTTATGCAAAAGGTAGAGGTGGCACAAAGACAAGCAGGTCCCAATGCAACGAATACCCAAGTAATGAACAGAGTGTGGGAGCAGGAGGTTAGACGAATTGTAATGCAAACGCAATACGATGAACTAGGCATTTCTGTAGAAAAAGATCAAATGAGAGATTTGTTAAAAACGTCTTTGGCTTCAAGCCCAGAGTTTTTAAACGAAGCAGGTCTTTTCGATGAGAATAAATTAAACGAGTACATTGCTAATTTAAAAGAAACTTCAGCACAGGCCTATGCTAGCTGGATTGATTATGAGAAATCGGTTGCATCTCGTGGGTTACAGCAAAACTATTTCAACTTGGTTAAAGCTGGATTAACCGGTACTTTGGCAGAAGGAGAGTTGGAGCATAAATTAGAAGGAAATAAAGTAGATATTAAATATGTACAAGTAGCTTATGCCTCTATTAATGATAGTTTGGTAGAAGTTTCTAAATCAGATATCTCAGGCTATATCAATAAAAATAAGAAAGCATACAAAGTTGATGCTTCTAGAGATATTAAATTTGTACAGTTTAATGAAGTAGCATCTGTAGAAGATGAAAATGCTATTAAAGCTGATCTTAATGTTTATTTAAATGGTCGTTTTGTTGATGAAAACGGAAGAACAGATACAATTTTACCTTTTTCGAAAGTTAAGAATGACGAAGATTATATTAACTCGTATTCAGATATAAAATTCGACAAGCGTTTTGTATTTAAATCAAGTTTGCCAGCTGCAGTTGCAGATACAATTTACAAGCTCGATGCAGGTGGTGTTTATGGACCTTATAAAGATAACGGTAGCTTTAAAATCACTAAGGTTGTAGCTGTAAAACAAATACCAGATTCTGTAAAAGTAAGACACATTTTAATACCTTTTACAGGAGCACGAAGTGCTGCTCCAGAAGTTACTCAAACAGAAGCAGAGGCTAAAACAACAGCTGATAGTTTATTAACTGTTATTAAAGCAAACCGTTCTAAGTTCCCAGAATTAGTAAAAGAATTTTCTTCAGATAAAGGAAGTATCGAAAAAGAAGGACGTTACGATTGGCATCCTTATAATACAATGGTTCCAGAATTTAATGATTTTGAATTTGAAGGAAAAACAGGAGACTTAGGTATTGTTAAAACAATCTTCGGATTTCATATTATAGAAATTGAAGGACAAAAAGATAAAAGCAAAGCCATACAAGTTGGTACAATTGCAAGAAAGATAGAACCATCTGAAGATACTACAGCAGAAATATTTAGAAATGCATCTAATTTTGAAATTAATGCGGGCAAAGGAGATTTTGAAGCTTTAGCAAAAGAAGGTAAACTTAATGTACGTCCAGTAAATGGAATTAAAGTTTTAGATGAAAACATACCTGGCGTTGGAAACCAAAGACCAATAGTACGTTGGGCTTTTGAAGAAGATGCTGAAATAGGTGATGTAAAACGTTTCAACGTTCCTAACGGTTATGTAGTCGCGCAATTGGTTGCAAAACACAAAGAAGGATTAATGTCTGTTGATGATGCTTCAGCTAAGGTATTACCTATTATCAGAAAAGAGAAAAAGGCTAAAATGATTAGAGATAGAGTGTCTGCTAAAACTCTTGAAGACTTAGCAGCAGCAGAAAGCACAACGGTAAGAACTGCTTCTGCTATAAACATGAAAAGTCCAACTATTTCTGGAGCAGGTAGAGAGCCTTTAGTAGTAGGTGCTGCTTTCGGATTAAAGGAAGGAAATACTTCAAAATTAATTGATGGAGAAAATGGTGTTTACATGATTCAAGTAACAAAAATAACACCAGCTGTAAAATTAGATAGTTATCAGGCTGCGGCCAATAGAGTAGAGCAACAAAAAGCAACAGTTGTTAATTCTAAACTATACAATGCCTTGAAAGAAACGGCCGAAATAGAGGATAATAGAGCTAAAACACAAGTTCAATAA
- a CDS encoding GYDIA family GHMP kinase — translation MPKGFLYILECFDGTFYTGSTIDLDKRLHEHQNGRGANHTKKRLPVKLVYVQEFSRIDDAFYREKQIQGWSRKKKQALIENNFDNLKKYSECMNDSHYKEWLRLRSATEQGNKNEANQQPVTERSRNHDNEKNSMHSAAKNNNKEETIQPVTERSRSYHSNGKLLLTGEYVVLDGAVSLAIPTKYGQSLEIEAISEPKLIWKSLDENKAIWFETIFEIANNKISDAVRNDNNVSERLIQIFNAVKQLNPNFLNTNNGFKITTTLDFPRHWGLGTSSTLINNIAQWINIDAYKLLENTFGGSGYDIACAQHNTPITYQLENGNPRVTPIDFNPSFKDNLYFVYLNKKQNSRDGIKHYNAHKGNLKPVIEDINNITSQLIASSSLEVFEALITQHETIISKLTKQKTVKEVFFNDFKGSIKSLGAWGGDFILASSKENPTSYFNQKGFETVIRYTDMVLN, via the coding sequence ATGCCTAAAGGTTTTTTATACATACTAGAGTGTTTCGATGGTACTTTTTATACAGGAAGCACAATAGATTTGGACAAAAGATTACATGAACACCAAAATGGTAGAGGTGCAAATCACACAAAAAAGAGGCTTCCTGTAAAATTGGTCTATGTGCAAGAATTTTCAAGAATTGATGATGCCTTCTATAGAGAAAAACAAATTCAAGGTTGGAGCAGAAAGAAAAAACAAGCTCTTATTGAAAACAATTTCGACAATTTAAAAAAGTATTCGGAATGTATGAATGATAGTCATTATAAAGAGTGGCTTCGACTACGCTCAGCCACCGAACAAGGTAATAAAAATGAAGCTAATCAACAACCGGTAACTGAGCGTAGCCGAAATCACGATAATGAAAAAAATTCAATGCACTCAGCCGCCAAAAACAATAATAAAGAGGAAACTATCCAACCGGTAACTGAGCGTAGCCGAAGTTACCATAGCAACGGAAAGCTTTTACTAACCGGAGAATATGTCGTTCTCGATGGCGCAGTATCATTAGCTATTCCCACAAAATATGGACAATCTTTAGAAATCGAAGCTATTTCTGAACCTAAACTTATTTGGAAAAGTTTAGATGAAAACAAGGCAATTTGGTTTGAAACCATTTTTGAAATCGCAAATAATAAGATTTCTGACGCTGTTCGAAATGACAATAATGTTTCGGAAAGACTTATTCAAATCTTTAATGCAGTGAAACAACTTAATCCTAATTTTTTAAATACCAATAACGGATTCAAAATTACTACGACATTAGACTTTCCTAGGCATTGGGGCTTAGGCACGTCCTCTACGTTAATAAATAACATAGCGCAATGGATTAATATTGACGCCTATAAACTGCTAGAAAACACTTTTGGTGGTAGTGGGTACGACATCGCTTGTGCGCAACACAATACGCCTATTACTTATCAATTAGAAAATGGGAATCCTAGGGTTACTCCTATTGATTTTAACCCGTCTTTTAAAGATAATTTATATTTTGTTTATTTAAACAAAAAACAAAATAGCAGAGATGGTATTAAACACTACAATGCACACAAAGGAAATTTAAAACCTGTTATTGAGGATATAAACAATATTACTTCCCAACTAATTGCTTCGAGTTCTTTAGAAGTCTTTGAGGCTTTAATTACGCAACACGAAACTATTATATCCAAGCTTACAAAACAAAAAACTGTTAAAGAGGTTTTCTTTAACGATTTTAAAGGCAGTATTAAAAGTCTTGGAGCCTGGGGCGGTGACTTTATCTTGGCGAGTTCTAAAGAAAACCCAACTTCTTACTTCAACCAAAAAGGGTTTGAAACTGTAATTCGTTATACAGATATGGTATTAAACTAA